The proteins below are encoded in one region of Manis javanica isolate MJ-LG chromosome 8, MJ_LKY, whole genome shotgun sequence:
- the LOC108400276 gene encoding LOW QUALITY PROTEIN: olfactory receptor 4K13-like (The sequence of the model RefSeq protein was modified relative to this genomic sequence to represent the inferred CDS: inserted 1 base in 1 codon; substituted 2 bases at 2 genomic stop codons): MLNSDHSRRIDNVERANHSVVSEFIFLXLSKSQNLQILLLLGFSAIYVGIVFGNLLILVTVTFDSCLHTPIYFLLINLSCIDMLLASFATPKMIADFLREQKTISWWGCYSQMFFRHLLGGSEVMLLVAMAIDRYVAIFKPLHYLTIMSPXVLTGLLLTSYTVGFVHSSSQMAFMLNLPFCGPNAVDSFFCDLPLVIKLACKDTYILQLLVVADSGLLSLVCFLLLLVSYTVIIYSVRHXAASGSPKAFSTLSAHITVVTLFFAPCVFIYVWPFSRYFVDKILSVFYTIFTSLLNPILYTLRNKEVKAAIKKIRTRHINSKHTL; the protein is encoded by the exons ATGTTAAACAGTGATCACTCAAGAAGAA TTGACAACGTGGAAAGGGCTAACCATTCAGTGgtatctgaattcatttttctGTGACTTTCCAAATCTCAGAATCTTCAGATTTTACTTCTCCTGGGATTCTCTGCCATCTATGTAGGGATTGTGTTTGGAAACCTCCTCATCTTGGTCACTGTGACCTTTGACTCATGCCTTCACACACCAATATATTTTCTGCTTATCAATCTTTCCTGTATTGATATGCTCCTGGCTTCTTTTGCTACCCCTAAAATGATTGCGGATTTCCTCCGAGAACAGAAGACCATCTCCTGGTGGGGATGTTATTCTCAGATGTTCTTCAGGCACCTCCTAGGTGGGAGTGAGGTGATGTTGCTTGTAGCCATGGCGATAGACAGGTATGTTGCCATCTTCAAACCTCTCCATTACCTGACCATCATGAGCCCATGAGTGCTCACTGGGCTACTGTTAACCTCTTACACAGTTGGATTTGTACACTCATCTAGTCAAATGGCTTTCATGTTGAATTTGCCCTTCTGTGGTCCCAATGCTGTGGACAGCTTCTTCTGTGATCTTCCCCTTGTGATCAAACTTGCCTGCAAGGACACCTACATTCTGCAACTCCTGGTCGTTGCTGACAGCGGCCTCCTGTCCCTGGTCTGTTTCCTCCTCTTGCTTGTGTCCTACACAGTCATCATATACTCAGTCAGGC GTGCTGCTAGCGGTTCCCCTAAGGCCTTCTCCACTCTCTCAGCACACATCACCGTTGTGACTCTGTTCTTTGCCCCATGTGTCTTTATTTATGTATGGCCCTTCAGCAGATACTTTGTAGATAaaattctttctgtgttttataCAATTTTCACATCTCTCTTAAATCCTATTCTTTATACATTAAggaataaagaagtaaaagcagCCATCAAGAAGATAAGGACTCGGCATATAAATTCAAAACACACTTTATAG